One window from the genome of Desulfovibrio legallii encodes:
- a CDS encoding thermonuclease family protein: MSRGKFCAVLLLGLLAASNAAAKAREGYVLHVEDGNTVTIAYAPEGTQPDAVLRFYGIEAPTLQQPLGPEARARLAALMPVGTKVSVDPVGESEDGPLVAIVQVGGTSVNYQLVMEGLAWVDRQRCRAVFCRRWYIQEHQAVLERRGIWGLNIGTPPWQWGR; this comes from the coding sequence ATGTCCAGAGGGAAATTCTGCGCCGTGCTGCTGCTGGGCCTGCTGGCCGCTTCCAACGCTGCGGCCAAAGCGCGGGAAGGCTATGTGCTGCATGTGGAGGACGGCAATACCGTCACCATAGCCTATGCGCCGGAAGGCACGCAGCCCGATGCCGTGCTGCGTTTTTACGGCATAGAGGCCCCCACCCTGCAGCAGCCTTTGGGGCCGGAGGCGCGCGCCCGTCTGGCCGCGCTCATGCCCGTGGGCACTAAGGTGAGTGTCGATCCGGTGGGCGAAAGCGAGGACGGCCCTCTGGTGGCCATCGTGCAGGTGGGGGGAACCTCGGTCAATTATCAACTGGTCATGGAGGGCCTGGCCTGGGTGGATCGCCAGCGTTGCAGGGCTGTTTTCTGCCGTCGCTGGTACATCCAGGAACATCAGGCCGTGCTGGAGCGGCGCGGCATCTGGGGCCTTAACATCGGCACCCCCCCTTGGCAGTGGGGCCGCTGA
- the feoB gene encoding ferrous iron transport protein B, translated as MSAVRQFENLEDGPGKKAVAVRVALAGNPNSGKTTVFNGYTGARQHVGNYPGVTVDRKEGHIVVDGTPVTVVDLPGTYSLTAYSQEELVARRELSAGHVQAVIDVVDASALERNMLLTIQMLEMGAPLVLCCNMMDEARAAGIHIDMEHLSRLLGIPVLPMVARSGEGLKAAMKTAIALAREGKREPLRFSYGSDLDPVIADMEKRIAASRLLTDRYAPSWVALKMLEGDSEIWHEARAADARTTTDLQDLCNKTAAHVRDTLNTSLESIITDYRFGYIRSLLRDGIVRQDAGKDRLALSDKLDKVLTNAFFGPLIMIGVLYLMFQVTFELGAYPQGWVEDGFTWLGDAITAVLPEGLAQSLIVDGIIAGVGGVLSFVPLILIMFVLISFMEDSGYMARVAYMMDRIFRFFGLHGASVMPYIIAGGIAGGCAIPGAMATRTLRSPKEKLATLLTLPYMACGAKLPVFLLLAGAFFPDNAATVMFLLTLSGWVIALLVARFLRSTIVKGEATPFVMELPPYRMPTPFGLLLHCWERAWMYIKKAGTILVAVAVIIWAGMTFPSLPEDKAAPFEQQIAQIEEQISALPEGAEGRAALEDQLGEAKNTLSEEELSYSVAGRLGKAVEPFTRPAGFDWRTDIALLAGVAAKESIVATLGTAYALGEQDPEDAAPLADRLKADDNWSPASALALMLFVLMYSPCFVALVVIKQEAGSWGWLAFSILFNTALAYVVAVAAYQIGKSVL; from the coding sequence ATGAGTGCTGTTCGTCAGTTTGAAAACCTTGAAGATGGGCCCGGCAAGAAGGCCGTTGCGGTGCGCGTTGCCCTGGCGGGCAATCCCAACTCCGGCAAAACCACGGTGTTTAACGGCTACACCGGCGCGCGCCAGCATGTGGGGAACTACCCCGGCGTCACTGTGGACAGGAAGGAAGGGCACATTGTTGTGGACGGCACGCCCGTCACCGTGGTGGACCTGCCCGGCACCTATTCCCTGACCGCCTATTCGCAGGAAGAGCTGGTGGCCCGGCGGGAACTGAGCGCCGGCCATGTGCAGGCGGTTATCGACGTGGTGGACGCCTCCGCTCTGGAGCGCAACATGCTCCTCACCATCCAGATGCTGGAAATGGGCGCCCCCCTGGTGCTCTGCTGCAACATGATGGACGAGGCCCGCGCCGCGGGCATCCATATTGATATGGAGCACCTGAGCCGCCTGCTGGGCATCCCCGTGCTGCCCATGGTGGCCCGCAGCGGCGAGGGGCTCAAGGCGGCCATGAAGACCGCCATTGCCCTGGCCCGCGAAGGCAAACGCGAACCCCTGCGCTTTTCCTACGGCAGCGACCTTGACCCTGTTATTGCGGACATGGAAAAGCGCATCGCAGCAAGCCGGCTTCTGACGGACCGCTATGCGCCCAGCTGGGTGGCCCTCAAAATGCTGGAAGGCGACAGCGAAATCTGGCACGAGGCGCGCGCCGCCGATGCGCGCACCACCACGGATCTCCAGGACCTCTGCAACAAAACCGCGGCCCATGTGCGCGATACGCTCAACACCAGCCTGGAATCCATCATCACCGACTACCGCTTCGGCTATATCCGCAGCTTGCTGCGCGACGGCATCGTGCGGCAGGACGCGGGCAAGGATCGGCTGGCCCTCTCGGACAAGCTGGACAAGGTGCTGACCAACGCCTTTTTCGGGCCGCTGATCATGATCGGCGTGCTCTACCTCATGTTTCAGGTTACGTTTGAACTGGGCGCGTATCCCCAGGGCTGGGTGGAGGACGGCTTCACCTGGCTGGGCGATGCCATCACCGCAGTCCTGCCTGAGGGCCTGGCCCAATCGCTTATTGTGGACGGCATCATCGCCGGCGTGGGCGGCGTGCTCAGCTTTGTGCCGCTCATCCTGATCATGTTTGTGCTTATTTCCTTTATGGAAGACAGCGGCTACATGGCCCGCGTGGCCTACATGATGGACCGCATTTTCCGCTTCTTCGGCCTGCACGGGGCCTCGGTCATGCCCTACATCATTGCCGGCGGCATTGCCGGCGGCTGCGCCATCCCTGGGGCCATGGCCACCCGCACTCTGCGCAGCCCCAAGGAAAAGCTCGCCACTCTGCTGACCCTGCCGTACATGGCCTGCGGCGCCAAACTGCCGGTCTTTCTGCTGCTGGCCGGGGCCTTCTTCCCGGACAACGCGGCCACGGTCATGTTCCTGCTCACCCTTTCCGGCTGGGTTATCGCCCTTCTGGTGGCGCGCTTCCTGCGCTCCACCATCGTCAAGGGCGAGGCCACGCCCTTTGTGATGGAGCTGCCCCCTTACCGCATGCCCACGCCTTTCGGCCTTTTGCTGCACTGCTGGGAGCGCGCCTGGATGTACATTAAAAAGGCCGGCACCATCCTGGTGGCCGTGGCGGTGATCATCTGGGCCGGCATGACCTTCCCCAGCCTGCCTGAGGACAAGGCCGCTCCCTTTGAACAGCAGATCGCCCAGATTGAAGAGCAGATCTCCGCCCTGCCCGAAGGCGCGGAAGGCCGCGCCGCCCTGGAAGACCAGCTGGGCGAGGCAAAGAACACGCTTTCGGAAGAGGAGCTCTCTTACTCCGTGGCCGGGCGTCTGGGCAAGGCCGTGGAACCCTTTACCCGCCCCGCGGGCTTTGACTGGCGCACGGACATCGCCCTGCTGGCCGGCGTGGCCGCCAAGGAATCCATTGTGGCCACCCTCGGCACGGCTTACGCCCTGGGCGAGCAGGATCCTGAGGACGCCGCGCCCTTGGCCGACCGCCTTAAGGCCGACGACAACTGGTCCCCGGCTTCGGCTCTGGCCCTGATGCTCTTTGTGCTCATGTACTCCCCCTGCTTTGTGGCCCTGGTGGTCATCAAGCAGGAGGCAGGCAGCTGGGGCTGGCTGGCCTTCAGCATCCTGTTCAATACGGCACTGGCCTATGTCGTGGCGGTGGCCGCCTACCAGATAGGCAAGAGCGTGCTGTAG
- a CDS encoding tetratricopeptide repeat protein, which produces MKPLLSPPRLEREDIIEMEGLLCGQLEAFFSFSGHALYFPTEHAPTEPQLLSRERRLLLPLQREGRALGVLMLHGVRARAARALLPVLPAVTALCLDNLAWVRASRTDALTGLATEDVLFSRMEEAAARVRAHLEDPAMAGGHEAPLHRLCMGLVLVRLQNGPELLRLAGHGFVQDLLRALAAACRADLPSDVLTARVGRYEFAFLLAASGRGACHKLAVAALERMRAVETRLPLTRKRAPLELCAGHALYPQDMQGPEMKMPMSEQARRCMDRARLAADVAGQAVCAAPGKACCVMPFARILQEGGLVLENLPLGRVRVSLGRQAKAREGMRFALWDRTPGGEPRNKGEIVLLRARDTDAVGEIVHLADATNQPAPGDGLTLLGAGPGLSPDLEEGGVPLTQAETTPADGGRQERAAREPAAAAQAASASVVAHAAPAAGALPGDLCGHGDFLRRFAGAAEPCAVFTLALLRLETARNGEGNGPVQGGRRGADPLARALELWRAPMAGISAAEAPLAGLYGSNSLIFFHPGQPAAALLPAYQALCAALQKCGLAAAAGLAGYPFLRFRKAEMPDCALKALEYALLLPEPRAGVCNSLALNISADRRYSLGDVFGAVEEYKLALLADAGNVMAWNSLGVCMAALGRQHEARRHFLEALRHKPEPAAAEQVYYNLGTVCQSLGERRAAARYFRQCVKIAPEHLFAHIRLGQLCEQGGRRAEARRHYEQAAAIEDAHPEGPSVARRCLARVAVRQRRGGEARELLHEALVRNPQDAAAMLLLARIYLDGGEDPAIAEMLARKSAGLQDRPEAWQTLARALRALGREEEARVAEARAVLA; this is translated from the coding sequence ATGAAGCCATTGTTATCCCCTCCCCGGCTGGAGCGTGAAGACATCATCGAAATGGAAGGGCTGCTCTGCGGGCAGCTGGAGGCGTTTTTCTCCTTCAGCGGGCACGCGCTGTATTTTCCCACGGAGCATGCCCCCACGGAGCCGCAGCTCCTTTCGCGGGAGCGTCGGCTCCTGCTCCCGCTGCAGCGGGAGGGGCGGGCGCTGGGCGTGCTCATGCTGCACGGCGTGCGGGCGCGCGCGGCGCGGGCCCTGTTGCCCGTGCTGCCGGCCGTGACGGCTTTGTGTCTGGATAATCTGGCCTGGGTGCGGGCCTCCCGCACGGACGCGCTTACCGGCCTGGCCACGGAAGACGTGTTGTTTTCCCGTATGGAAGAGGCCGCGGCGCGCGTGCGCGCTCATCTGGAAGACCCGGCTATGGCCGGCGGACACGAGGCCCCCCTGCACCGCCTGTGCATGGGGCTTGTGCTGGTGCGGCTGCAGAACGGCCCGGAGCTCTTGCGGCTGGCGGGGCACGGCTTTGTTCAGGATCTGCTGCGGGCACTGGCGGCGGCCTGCCGCGCGGATCTGCCTTCGGACGTGCTGACGGCCCGGGTGGGACGCTATGAATTTGCTTTTTTGCTGGCGGCCAGCGGCCGCGGCGCGTGCCATAAGCTGGCTGTGGCCGCGCTGGAGCGCATGCGGGCCGTGGAGACGCGCCTGCCCCTGACCCGCAAGCGCGCGCCGCTGGAGCTCTGTGCCGGGCATGCCCTTTATCCGCAGGATATGCAGGGGCCGGAAATGAAGATGCCCATGAGCGAGCAGGCCCGCCGCTGCATGGACCGCGCCAGGCTGGCCGCCGATGTGGCTGGACAGGCCGTGTGCGCCGCGCCGGGCAAGGCCTGCTGCGTCATGCCCTTTGCCCGCATCCTGCAGGAAGGCGGGCTGGTGCTGGAAAATCTGCCCCTGGGGCGGGTGCGGGTGAGCCTGGGGCGTCAGGCCAAGGCCAGGGAAGGCATGCGCTTTGCCCTCTGGGACCGAACGCCGGGGGGCGAGCCGCGCAATAAGGGCGAGATAGTGCTGCTGCGCGCGCGGGATACGGATGCAGTGGGCGAGATCGTGCACCTGGCCGACGCCACCAACCAGCCCGCGCCCGGCGACGGGCTGACCCTGCTGGGGGCCGGGCCCGGCCTGAGCCCGGATCTGGAGGAGGGGGGCGTTCCCCTGACGCAGGCGGAAACAACGCCTGCGGACGGCGGGCGGCAGGAGCGCGCGGCCAGGGAACCCGCAGCGGCGGCGCAGGCCGCGTCCGCATCCGTCGTCGCGCACGCGGCCCCGGCCGCCGGAGCGCTGCCCGGCGATTTGTGCGGGCATGGGGATTTTTTGCGCCGCTTCGCCGGGGCGGCGGAGCCCTGCGCCGTCTTTACCCTGGCTTTGCTGCGCCTGGAAACGGCGCGCAACGGCGAAGGGAATGGCCCTGTGCAAGGGGGAAGGCGTGGCGCGGACCCCCTGGCCAGAGCTCTGGAGCTCTGGCGTGCCCCAATGGCGGGGATCTCGGCGGCGGAGGCTCCCCTGGCGGGCCTTTACGGCAGCAACAGCCTGATCTTTTTTCATCCCGGCCAGCCGGCAGCCGCGCTGCTGCCCGCGTATCAGGCGCTGTGCGCGGCGCTGCAGAAGTGCGGTCTGGCCGCAGCCGCGGGCCTGGCGGGTTATCCTTTTCTCCGCTTCCGCAAGGCGGAAATGCCCGACTGTGCCCTCAAGGCCTTGGAATACGCGCTGCTGCTGCCGGAACCGCGCGCCGGGGTTTGTAACTCCCTGGCCCTGAACATCAGCGCTGACAGGCGTTACAGCCTGGGCGACGTGTTCGGCGCGGTGGAGGAATACAAGCTGGCCTTGCTGGCGGATGCGGGCAACGTCATGGCCTGGAATTCTCTTGGCGTGTGCATGGCCGCCCTGGGCCGTCAGCACGAGGCGCGGCGGCATTTTCTGGAGGCCCTGCGCCATAAGCCGGAACCGGCCGCGGCGGAGCAGGTCTACTACAACCTGGGCACTGTCTGCCAGAGCCTGGGCGAACGCCGGGCTGCGGCCCGCTACTTCCGCCAGTGCGTCAAGATCGCGCCGGAGCATCTTTTTGCCCATATCCGTCTGGGGCAGCTCTGTGAGCAGGGCGGCCGCCGGGCCGAGGCCAGGCGGCACTACGAACAGGCGGCCGCCATTGAGGACGCGCATCCCGAAGGGCCCAGCGTGGCCCGGCGCTGTCTTGCGCGAGTGGCCGTGCGCCAGCGCCGGGGAGGCGAGGCCCGCGAGCTGCTGCACGAGGCCCTGGTGCGCAACCCGCAGGACGCCGCTGCCATGCTGCTGTTGGCCAGGATTTACCTGGATGGGGGGGAAGACCCCGCCATTGCCGAGATGCTGGCCCGCAAAAGCGCCGGCCTGCAGGACCGGCCCGAGGCGTGGCAGACCCTGGCCCGCGCCCTACGCGCCCTGGGCCGCGAGGAAGAGGCCCGCGTGGCCGAGGCCCGCGCCGTGCTGGCCTGA
- a CDS encoding MBL fold metallo-hydrolase, translated as MAVATFPLGPLETNSYLLHTAAQAVAVDVGGDPAPMLDYLREHKLALAAICITHRHFDHLYGVADLAKATDAPVYVPQGDDALAQTESSQGGLWGFPPVPPFVSQPMPEGTAAFGGMDCQILNTPGHTPGGVSLYFPTEGVVFTGDALFYRSIGRTDFPGGDHETLLHSVRDVLFKLPDATRVFPGHGPATSIGDEKLNNPFCGEFPS; from the coding sequence ATGGCCGTTGCAACCTTTCCCCTGGGCCCGCTGGAAACCAACAGCTACCTGCTGCACACCGCCGCGCAGGCCGTGGCCGTGGACGTGGGGGGCGACCCCGCGCCCATGCTGGACTACCTGCGGGAGCACAAGCTCGCCCTGGCGGCCATCTGCATCACGCACCGGCACTTCGACCATCTGTACGGCGTGGCCGACCTGGCAAAGGCCACGGACGCGCCCGTCTATGTGCCCCAGGGCGACGACGCCCTGGCCCAGACCGAATCCAGCCAGGGCGGGCTCTGGGGCTTCCCCCCGGTGCCGCCCTTCGTCAGCCAGCCCATGCCCGAAGGAACCGCCGCCTTCGGCGGCATGGACTGCCAGATACTGAACACGCCAGGCCACACGCCGGGCGGGGTTTCCCTGTACTTTCCGACGGAAGGCGTGGTCTTTACGGGCGACGCGCTCTTTTACCGCTCCATCGGTCGCACGGATTTCCCCGGCGGGGACCACGAAACCCTGCTCCATTCCGTGCGCGACGTGCTCTTCAAGCTGCCCGACGCCACGCGCGTCTTCCCCGGTCACGGCCCGGCCACCAGCATCGGCGACGAAAAACTGAATAACCCCTTCTGCGGCGAATTCCCCTCATGA
- a CDS encoding flavodoxin family protein produces MNRPLVLLCSPHPNGVSDTVAALFAQGMADAGQQLRLLPLRDYAFAPCTNCGGCAAPPHRCTLDTANDKAAQILQLILDAPLVLLSSPIYFYSLPAHFKALIDRSQRFWAGQAHDAGHAAAQLKPVLAALCAGRSRGNKLFAGALLTLKYFLAPLHAGIRETRLLRGLETTQDLLERPAVCGALRSWGHDWGSRLAALPHEAPHGQAAPDLFAPHLPELDPSAPDLPPQDR; encoded by the coding sequence ATGAACCGGCCGCTGGTCCTGCTCTGCAGCCCCCACCCCAACGGGGTTTCGGATACGGTAGCGGCCCTGTTCGCCCAGGGCATGGCCGACGCGGGGCAACAGCTGCGCCTCCTGCCTTTGCGGGATTACGCCTTCGCCCCCTGCACCAACTGCGGGGGCTGCGCGGCCCCACCCCACCGCTGCACGCTGGATACGGCCAACGACAAGGCGGCGCAGATCCTGCAGCTCATTCTGGACGCCCCCCTGGTGCTCCTTTCCTCCCCCATCTACTTTTATTCTCTGCCCGCGCACTTCAAGGCGCTTATCGACCGCTCCCAGCGCTTCTGGGCCGGGCAGGCTCACGATGCCGGGCACGCCGCCGCACAGCTCAAGCCGGTGCTGGCGGCCCTCTGCGCCGGACGCTCTCGCGGCAACAAGCTCTTTGCCGGGGCCCTGCTCACGCTGAAATACTTTCTGGCCCCGCTCCATGCGGGCATCCGCGAAACCCGCCTCCTGCGCGGGCTGGAAACCACGCAGGATCTGCTGGAGCGCCCGGCGGTCTGCGGCGCGCTGCGCTCCTGGGGGCACGACTGGGGCAGCCGCCTGGCCGCGCTGCCGCACGAAGCCCCCCACGGTCAGGCCGCACCGGACCTGTTCGCGCCACACCTGCCCGAACTGGATCCGTCCGCACCGGATCTGCCTCCCCAGGACCGGTGA
- a CDS encoding ComF family protein produces the protein MNGLPPFPALPGPAAWPRLLGLLGLRQRRCLHCLAPFVPAPNAAGHNPEALLCPACRPLLGPYAGPRCPACGLPPPDFAQRTDLGGLCGRCLTEPPPWSGLAFYGLYTGELRHLLLRLKFDGHLYLAPLLAGLLLRAARHLPRPDALLAVPQHPAHLRRRGYNQAHELARALAASAGLPLRPVLLRRTAPGPAQSTLTAAQRRANVRHSFAAAAEAQGLRLWLLDDVMTTGSTLAAAVTALRAAGAAAVDVLAVARTPLDEHST, from the coding sequence GTGAACGGCCTTCCGCCTTTCCCGGCCCTGCCCGGCCCCGCCGCCTGGCCGCGCCTGCTGGGCCTGCTGGGCCTGCGCCAAAGGCGCTGCCTCCACTGCCTTGCCCCCTTCGTCCCTGCCCCCAACGCTGCGGGACACAACCCGGAAGCCCTGCTCTGCCCGGCCTGCCGCCCTTTGCTGGGCCCCTATGCCGGACCGCGCTGCCCCGCCTGCGGCCTGCCCCCGCCGGACTTTGCCCAGCGCACGGACCTAGGCGGCCTGTGCGGCCGTTGCCTTACGGAACCGCCCCCCTGGAGCGGCCTGGCATTTTATGGCCTGTACACGGGGGAGCTGCGGCATCTGCTGCTGCGCCTCAAATTTGACGGGCATCTCTATCTGGCGCCCTTGCTGGCCGGTCTGCTGCTGCGCGCTGCCCGGCATTTGCCGCGCCCGGACGCCCTGCTGGCCGTGCCGCAACACCCCGCCCACCTGCGCCGCCGCGGCTACAACCAGGCCCACGAGCTGGCCAGGGCCCTGGCCGCAAGCGCGGGCCTGCCCCTGCGCCCCGTCCTGCTGCGCCGCACAGCGCCGGGCCCGGCCCAATCCACCCTTACGGCGGCGCAACGCCGGGCCAACGTTCGCCACAGCTTTGCCGCCGCTGCGGAGGCGCAGGGGTTGCGCCTCTGGCTTCTGGACGACGTCATGACCACGGGCAGCACCCTGGCCGCGGCCGTCACCGCCCTGCGGGCCGCCGGGGCTGCGGCGGTGGACGTGCTGGCCGTGGCTCGCACGCCGCTGGACGAACACAGCACATGA
- a CDS encoding DUF4198 domain-containing protein, giving the protein MPHTILGFSAPRRARSGCRRAPHALARPALFCLLLTGLFLTAAPTAQAQVTLLVPSAPSVEAPPERAAKVEARPETAKNAPKAEAKPDARAREDKKNKEQKPDGPAEALPAAAGAAAPAAANATLPASAEAPAAAPAAEAPQPDIDAEVDVLITMLRPFQYEGLVMDMPQLFAVLRYDNATPLKEGHLQPERRDLLGDVEEIRYLDQKAWGANVALNKPGLYQFIIEARPWWDAARQRFVQHYVKTILPVYGVERGWDAPVGQRFEIVPRTRPFGLMAPVLFSGQARLEGKPLPNALVRMRRINMEKTAVPTPWHEELVARADSQGAFSFVLGQPGWWCCQAETEGAPLKGPDGQPRPLDMGALLWLFVDAPPAAPRQR; this is encoded by the coding sequence ATGCCGCACACCATTTTAGGTTTTTCCGCCCCGCGCCGCGCGCGGTCCGGTTGCCGCCGCGCGCCGCACGCCCTTGCGCGCCCGGCCCTGTTCTGTCTGCTGCTGACAGGGCTGTTCCTGACCGCCGCCCCCACGGCCCAGGCGCAGGTGACCCTGCTGGTGCCGAGCGCCCCCAGCGTGGAAGCTCCGCCGGAGCGGGCCGCAAAAGTCGAGGCCAGGCCCGAAACGGCGAAAAACGCCCCCAAGGCCGAAGCAAAGCCCGACGCCAGGGCCCGCGAGGACAAAAAAAATAAGGAGCAGAAGCCCGACGGTCCGGCCGAGGCCCTGCCCGCCGCCGCAGGCGCGGCGGCCCCTGCGGCGGCCAACGCCACCCTGCCCGCTTCCGCGGAAGCGCCTGCGGCTGCGCCGGCTGCGGAAGCGCCCCAGCCCGACATTGATGCGGAAGTGGACGTGCTTATCACCATGCTGCGGCCCTTCCAGTACGAGGGGCTGGTCATGGACATGCCCCAGCTTTTCGCCGTGCTGCGCTACGACAACGCCACGCCCCTCAAGGAAGGACATTTGCAGCCCGAACGCCGCGACCTGCTGGGCGATGTAGAGGAAATCCGCTACCTGGACCAGAAGGCCTGGGGGGCCAACGTGGCGCTGAACAAACCCGGCCTCTATCAGTTCATCATTGAGGCCCGGCCCTGGTGGGACGCCGCCCGCCAGCGGTTTGTCCAGCACTATGTGAAGACCATTCTGCCCGTGTACGGCGTAGAGCGCGGCTGGGACGCGCCCGTGGGGCAACGCTTTGAAATTGTGCCCCGCACGCGGCCCTTCGGCCTTATGGCGCCGGTTCTGTTCAGCGGCCAGGCGCGGCTGGAGGGCAAGCCCCTGCCCAACGCTCTGGTGCGCATGCGCCGCATCAATATGGAAAAAACGGCCGTGCCCACCCCCTGGCACGAAGAACTGGTGGCCAGGGCCGACAGCCAGGGCGCTTTCTCTTTTGTGCTGGGCCAGCCCGGCTGGTGGTGCTGCCAGGCCGAAACTGAAGGCGCGCCCCTCAAGGGGCCGGACGGCCAGCCCAGGCCCCTGGATATGGGCGCGCTGCTCTGGCTTTTTGTGGACGCCCCGCCCGCCGCGCCGCGCCAACGCTGA
- a CDS encoding TOBE domain-containing protein, producing the protein MNTSARNVFRGKIVAVHSGAVNDEVELAVEGGPSIVASITQVSTKKLGLKPGVEAMALIKASFVLLVEDAENYLLSTRNQFPGTIGKVTPGAVNAEVVVDLPGGTSIASIVTMGSVEKMGLKPGKKITAVAKASQVILAVPK; encoded by the coding sequence ATGAACACCAGCGCGAGAAACGTGTTTCGCGGCAAAATCGTCGCCGTCCATTCCGGTGCCGTCAATGACGAAGTGGAACTGGCCGTGGAAGGCGGCCCGAGCATTGTGGCCTCCATCACCCAGGTGAGCACCAAAAAGCTGGGCCTCAAGCCCGGCGTAGAAGCCATGGCCCTGATCAAGGCCAGCTTCGTGCTGCTGGTGGAAGACGCGGAAAACTATCTGCTTTCCACCCGCAACCAGTTTCCCGGCACCATCGGCAAGGTGACCCCCGGCGCGGTCAACGCCGAAGTGGTGGTGGACCTGCCCGGCGGCACGTCCATTGCCTCCATCGTGACCATGGGCAGCGTGGAAAAAATGGGCCTCAAGCCCGGCAAAAAGATCACCGCCGTCGCCAAGGCCTCCCAGGTCATTCTGGCCGTGCCCAAATAG
- a CDS encoding manganese-dependent inorganic pyrophosphatase produces the protein MSALVLGHMNPDTDSIIAAIAAADLYGKRGLDVTPVAQGAPSPETAFVLQKFGLTAPQVVSDVAGKEVYLVDYSDLAQAPKGMDSATVLGIVDHHKLGDVTTSTPLEAWIWPVGCSNTVLKNMYDFYGVEIPKSIAGGMLCAILSDTVIFKSPTCTPADKKAVEELAKIVGVDDVVKLGMEMFKVKSAVDGTSMHDLVFRDYKDFDMNGNKVGIGQLEVVDLSILEPVKAGLQAEIAKVKGEGRHSVFLLLTDIMKEGSEMLIVSDNPAVVEKAFGVKPAGDSVWLPGVMSRKKQVVPNFEKAFK, from the coding sequence ATGTCCGCATTAGTTCTTGGTCACATGAATCCCGATACCGACAGCATCATTGCCGCCATTGCCGCCGCCGATCTGTACGGCAAACGCGGCCTGGACGTCACCCCGGTGGCTCAGGGCGCGCCCTCCCCGGAAACCGCCTTTGTGCTGCAGAAGTTCGGCCTGACGGCGCCCCAGGTGGTCTCCGACGTGGCCGGCAAGGAAGTGTATCTGGTGGATTATTCCGACCTGGCCCAGGCCCCCAAGGGCATGGACTCCGCCACCGTGCTGGGCATTGTGGACCACCACAAGCTGGGCGACGTGACCACCTCCACGCCGCTGGAAGCCTGGATCTGGCCCGTGGGCTGCTCCAACACCGTGCTCAAGAACATGTATGACTTCTACGGCGTGGAAATCCCCAAGAGTATCGCCGGCGGCATGCTCTGCGCCATTCTCTCCGATACCGTCATTTTCAAGTCCCCCACCTGTACCCCTGCCGACAAGAAAGCCGTGGAAGAGCTGGCCAAGATTGTGGGCGTGGACGACGTGGTCAAGCTGGGCATGGAGATGTTCAAGGTCAAGAGCGCCGTGGACGGCACCTCCATGCACGACCTGGTCTTCCGCGACTACAAAGACTTTGACATGAACGGCAACAAAGTGGGCATCGGCCAGCTGGAAGTGGTGGACCTCTCCATCCTTGAGCCCGTCAAGGCCGGCCTGCAGGCCGAGATCGCCAAGGTCAAGGGCGAAGGCCGCCACAGCGTCTTCCTGCTGCTCACGGACATCATGAAGGAAGGCTCGGAAATGCTCATCGTTTCCGACAACCCCGCCGTGGTGGAAAAAGCCTTCGGCGTCAAGCCCGCGGGCGATTCCGTCTGGCTGCCCGGCGTCATGAGCCGCAAAAAGCAGGTGGTTCCCAATTTTGAGAAGGCCTTCAAATAA